In Reichenbachiella agarivorans, one genomic interval encodes:
- a CDS encoding family 20 glycosylhydrolase gives MKKCLFFLMIFALSHLAYAQDSTIVKSIYGLSIAAPQPSGLDQFIQFMEDELGPNGINTLILRVDYNYQYQSYPQLRNEVALSKKQVKRLVKTAKSQGIELIPQINLLGHQSWAGKVENLLKEFPQFDETPHVQMPEEYVWPNADSLYCKSYCPLHPEVHDVVFAMVDEIMEVFEAKAFHAGMDEVFYIGDEKCPRCTGQNKAELYANEVTLIRNHLAANGQELWIWGDRLLEGKVSGLGMWEASINGTEPAIDMIPRDVVICDWHYDVAEPTPAIFASKGLQVIICFWNKADVSIAEMKMIDSFRVNSNKTMRPKYLGSMQTIWSNTGQFIDAYHGKSDNVSSLAQAESFRAMIDYIRTHDK, from the coding sequence ATGAAAAAATGTTTATTCTTCCTCATGATATTTGCTTTGAGCCATCTAGCCTATGCTCAAGATTCTACTATAGTCAAATCCATTTATGGATTAAGTATAGCCGCTCCACAACCCAGCGGCTTGGATCAGTTTATTCAATTTATGGAAGACGAACTCGGTCCCAATGGCATCAATACACTCATTCTAAGAGTCGATTACAATTATCAATACCAGTCATATCCTCAGCTGCGCAATGAGGTGGCACTGTCCAAAAAGCAGGTGAAGCGCCTCGTCAAGACAGCCAAGTCACAGGGCATTGAATTGATTCCACAAATTAACCTGCTTGGACATCAGTCTTGGGCTGGTAAGGTGGAAAACCTGCTCAAGGAGTTTCCTCAATTTGACGAAACACCCCACGTCCAGATGCCAGAAGAGTACGTTTGGCCCAATGCGGATAGTTTGTATTGCAAGAGCTACTGCCCACTGCACCCAGAGGTTCACGATGTAGTTTTTGCTATGGTCGATGAGATCATGGAAGTCTTTGAGGCAAAGGCCTTTCATGCAGGGATGGATGAGGTGTTTTATATAGGAGATGAAAAATGCCCACGCTGTACTGGCCAAAACAAAGCAGAGCTCTATGCCAATGAAGTCACGCTGATTCGCAATCACCTGGCCGCCAATGGTCAAGAATTATGGATATGGGGCGATAGATTGTTGGAAGGAAAGGTGAGTGGCTTGGGAATGTGGGAGGCCAGTATCAATGGTACGGAGCCTGCGATAGATATGATTCCGCGAGATGTCGTGATCTGTGATTGGCACTACGATGTAGCAGAGCCCACACCAGCGATATTTGCTAGCAAAGGATTGCAGGTCATTATTTGCTTTTGGAACAAAGCAGATGTGAGTATTGCAGAGATGAAAATGATTGATTCATTCCGAGTGAATAGCAACAAAACGATGCGCCCAAAGTATCTAGGGAGCATGCAGACGATTTGGAGCAATACGGGACAATTCATAGATGCCTACCATGGCAAGAGTGACAATGTATCTAGTTTGGCTCAGGCAGAGAGTTTTCGTGCGATGATTGATTATATTCGTACGCATGACAAATGA
- a CDS encoding DUF3703 domain-containing protein: MKLNTSMPKSLLPFYERELTQYKQSFQNGALHRAWTHLERAHVIGQKYPYAHSYVHWEMLKFGFKIKSVKEILGQIPRLLVGGIKSFVGKVPVGNTGGSNVPPMKSLPISPEIQEIFVQAGLA; the protein is encoded by the coding sequence ATGAAACTCAATACATCCATGCCTAAATCCCTGCTTCCATTCTATGAGAGAGAACTAACACAGTATAAGCAGTCATTCCAAAACGGTGCTCTTCATCGCGCTTGGACTCATCTAGAACGAGCCCACGTCATAGGTCAAAAATATCCTTACGCACACAGCTATGTACACTGGGAGATGTTAAAATTCGGATTCAAAATCAAGAGTGTCAAAGAGATACTAGGACAAATCCCAAGACTATTGGTTGGAGGCATAAAATCCTTTGTGGGCAAAGTTCCAGTGGGCAATACGGGCGGATCAAATGTGCCGCCCATGAAATCACTCCCAATCTCACCAGAGATACAGGAGATATTCGTTCAAGCTGGTTTGGCTTAG
- the map gene encoding type I methionyl aminopeptidase encodes MSITTEAEMNGMRRVSQVVALTLKKMRNHAAPGMSTKELDEYGSQILKEHGAKSAPYETYGFPGWTCISVNKEAAHGIPSNQKILKEGDLINIDVSAELDGYWADNGGSFVLGRDIHGYQPLVDASKKILFNAINRIKDGAKISEIGRHIELEANKHGFKVIKNLAGHGVGKSLHEKPENILNYRDKNNKEKFRKNSVVAIETFISTKSSEAVEQPDGWTLVGNRGGFVAQHEHTIMVTENQPIILTESNDIWK; translated from the coding sequence ATGTCTATCACCACAGAAGCAGAAATGAATGGAATGCGACGGGTCAGTCAGGTCGTAGCTCTCACCCTCAAAAAAATGAGAAATCATGCCGCCCCAGGCATGTCAACCAAAGAACTTGATGAATATGGTAGTCAGATTCTGAAAGAACATGGCGCCAAATCTGCTCCTTACGAAACTTATGGCTTCCCTGGGTGGACCTGCATCAGTGTCAACAAAGAAGCCGCACACGGCATCCCCTCCAATCAAAAAATACTGAAAGAAGGTGACCTCATCAATATAGACGTGTCAGCAGAGCTGGATGGGTATTGGGCAGACAATGGAGGGTCATTCGTCTTGGGCAGAGACATTCATGGTTATCAACCCTTGGTGGATGCGTCCAAAAAAATCCTATTCAATGCCATCAACCGTATAAAAGATGGAGCCAAAATTTCCGAAATTGGTAGGCACATCGAATTAGAGGCTAACAAACACGGATTCAAAGTCATCAAAAACCTGGCTGGTCATGGAGTAGGCAAGAGTCTACACGAAAAACCAGAGAACATTCTCAACTACAGAGACAAAAACAACAAAGAGAAGTTTAGAAAAAATTCTGTTGTAGCCATAGAGACCTTCATCTCTACCAAGTCCAGCGAAGCAGTGGAACAACCGGATGGTTGGACATTGGTGGGCAACAGAGGTGGATTTGTCGCCCAGCACGAGCACACGATCATGGTGACCGAGAATCAACCCATCATACTCACAGAATCCAACGATATTTGGAAATAG
- a CDS encoding RidA family protein, producing MTPKENLDKYGYKLPNVSSPGGSYVSVNIRESIAYIAIQFPIHNEKYLYQGRLGDALNTDDGYKAMELCALNVLAQIDKKVGFEKIVGLNHIDAYFQSGENWDDSPQVVNGASDLFVKVLEKKGEHSRAIFGVEKLPRNFSVGLTASFTIEKE from the coding sequence ATGACACCTAAAGAGAACTTAGACAAATACGGATATAAATTACCCAATGTATCAAGTCCGGGAGGAAGTTATGTTTCAGTAAATATTCGAGAGAGTATCGCATATATAGCAATCCAGTTTCCAATCCATAATGAAAAATATCTCTATCAAGGACGTTTAGGAGATGCTCTTAATACTGATGATGGATATAAAGCAATGGAACTTTGTGCCTTGAATGTTTTGGCTCAGATTGACAAAAAGGTTGGATTTGAGAAAATTGTTGGATTGAATCATATTGATGCTTATTTCCAGTCAGGCGAAAATTGGGATGATTCACCCCAAGTTGTGAACGGGGCATCTGACTTATTTGTAAAAGTCTTAGAAAAGAAAGGTGAACATTCAAGAGCCATTTTTGGAGTAGAGAAGCTTCCTAGAAATTTTAGTGTTGGTTTGACAGCATCCTTCACAATAGAAAAAGAATAA